A genomic segment from Oncorhynchus clarkii lewisi isolate Uvic-CL-2024 chromosome 12, UVic_Ocla_1.0, whole genome shotgun sequence encodes:
- the LOC139422476 gene encoding transcription factor Ovo-like 2, with the protein MGQNNFYHPAALALVSRAKPRPRVPLSSGDFMCSECDKVFPLQCMLTRHLKCHSMVKRHPCHCCGKGFNDTFDLKRHMRTHTGIRPYRCELCDKAFTQRCSLESHLRKIHGVFQQYAYRQRRSKIFVCEDCGYTSNRPDEYFLHMCQCHPGSQALRRYYRHQAHEGANNMLSQHKPRPFFIYTTAGYYMG; encoded by the exons ATGGGCCAGAATAATTTTTATCACCCTGCTGCACTGGCTCTGGTCTCCCGAGCCAAG ccccggCCACGTGTCCCCCTCAGCTCGGGTGACTTCATGTGTTCGGAATGTGACAAGGTGTTCCCCCTGCAGTGCATGTTGACTCGCCATCTCAAGTGCCACAGCATGGTGAAGAGACACCCCTGCCACTGCTGTGGCAAGGGCTTCAACGACACCTTCGACCTAAAGAGGCACATGCGCACTCACACAG GTATCCGTCCGTACCGCTGCGAGCTGTGTGACAAGGCCTTCACCCAGCGCTGCTCCCTCGAATCCCACCTGAGGAAGATCCATGGCGTTTTCCAGCAGTATGCCTACCGCCAGCGTCGCTCCAAGATCTTCGTGTGCGAGGACTGCGGCTACACATCCAACCGGCCCGACGAGTACTTCCTCCACATGTGCCAGTGCCACCCGGGCAGCCAAGCCCTGCGCCGCTACTACCGCCACCAGGCACATGAGGGCGCCAACAACATGCTCTCTCAACACAAACCCAGACCCTTTTTTATTTATACTACGGCTGGGTATTATATGGGTTGA